TTAGAAAGCAGGTCAGAGTTGTAGAGCATGCAGCAGGTGTTCTCTCCCTTGAGCCTCAACGAAGCCAGCCTTCGCAGCTCGTTGACGTCAAGCCCCTCCGGATCGTACAGCacaccgctgcggtcgACGATTGCCAAGGTTTTAGTCTTGGAGCACAGCAGCGCGTTGCTTCCCAGGTCACCGTCGGGACCACCAGTGAGGAACCTGGTCACATCCTCCTCCTTCACGTTGCACTTGTCCAACAGCTCGTGGATGTACGCCTCGATACTGGCGGTGGTCATGCCGAACACGTCGTGAGGAATGCCTCCCATCCCAGGTTCCTTACCGGTAGTGAAGGACCTCCAGAACTGGAACCCACGGAGCCTAGCGTGGTTGGCCGCCCAGTCCATAAGACGTCCTGTTCCGGTGTGCTCGTCGGGGCCAAGGAAGTAGATTTCCTCCTTCTTCAGCCTGTCCACCATTTGCTCGTTGGGCATCATAACGTCGATGAGTCCGTCGACGTAGCACATGAAGCTGCTCCTGGTGTACACGGCTGCCATCTCCTTGCTTGCCGCCTTGTCGAGCAAGATCACACCCTTGCTTCCACCCTCCGGTATGTCCTTGTTTTTCAGACTCTGCGTGTACGACAGGTTGTAAGCCTCGTCGAAGACCTGAAGCTTGTTCCTAGTGAAGGCTTCCTGCGAGAACGATTGCACAACCCTAATTCCTCCACGCGAGATCTCGCTGAACCTGATGTGGAACCCCCTGAAGTAAGGTCCCAATATCATGACGATTCCGTAAGGGCTTTGCGGGTAGTCGTTCTTCGAGAGGAACGAGGGGTCGAACCTGAAGCTGAGGCTAAGCTTCTCCTGCATGAAGAAGTTGGTGCGCAGAGTGCAGGCGTTGAAGGTGAGGAAGAACGACAGTATTTTGGCGTGTTCCTGGTCATCCAAGGTTTTGATCATCTCCCTCAACCTCGGTGTCTCCGGGTCATCGTTGGTGCCACTTGGGTTCAGCGCGGGGTCGTGCAACTTGCGGAAGTTCTGGTACAGCATCTTCAGGATACCCTCATTGGCCCGCACCGCGTCGAATATTTGGTGAGGCAGGTACGGCGGGATCATAAGCTTCGAACGGATGTCGTACAGTTCCGAGGGCGTTATCTGCTCCCTCGTCATGAGCCTTTCGATGAGTGAGATGTGCGGTCCCACGCTGCCACTGAAGTGCTCGATGAAGATCGAGGCGCAGAAAGCGTATGCCATCTCAGCCACATCCAAGAGCCGCTCGTTGAGTATGGACAGGTAGTGCGTGTGCGGCATAACCCCGCACAGCCTGATCGCCGTCACGATGGCATGCGCCCTGTCCTCCAAGGTCATGTCGGGGTTAGCGATCTCCGTGGATGGCAGCGTCGTGATGAACGCAGTGATGATGCAGACGTTGTTCGACAAGGGGTCGATGTACTTGGACTTCGAGTAGCAGCCATAGTAGGTAATGCAGTCGCCAACCCTGGAGTAGAAGTCGCTCTGGATGTGCTCACGCTTGAAGGCTACGTCAATACGGTACGTGTTGAATTGCCTCGGTTCAGCTGATATTGCAATACCCAAACCCGTGTCTGACTCCACCAGTTGCTTGTTGAGCTTGCAGAAAATATCCTCAGTGATGGTGTTCTTTTTGTTCTTGTAGAAGTCCCTGTCCAACAGTTTGCTAAGCCTCAACTCGCCCGGTTCAGGGTCCGTGACTGCGAAATTTGGCAGTTGCAAGAAGTATATCCGCAGCCTTTCGAACAGATTGTCCGGGTCATCGAAGATGGAGTTGGTCGACCTGAAGCACTGCATCCTCCATATGGGTTTAGTCATGTCACCGAAGTTCAAATAACGCTTCTCGACGCTGCGCTCGACCGCGTAACTCTGGTATATCTTCTGGTTGAGCAGTGACGCCCTGGTGATGATGAACACGCGGCCATCGTGTACCTGCTCGATGAGCGGGAAGTAGTCGGATCCTGAGTTTTCGTGCAGGATTTTGGCCGTCAGGACCGACACCATGTTGTTGGCGATCATCTTCGAGTTGGAAGTGCTGAAGTAGTACTCGTTGAGCCCCAGACGGTTGTAGTACTGGTCCATGGTCTGGTTGATCATGTCGTCACTAAAGGTCTTCAACTGCTTCACAATCTCGTAAACCTCCTTGAACTGGTTCGCGTATCGATCGCTGAGCGGCGCATCGTTTCGCTCGTCGCTCTCCGGCACTCGTGAGAGGCCATCATCGTGCAGGTAGTTGTCGAGCGTATCGTCAATCGTCATGGTTGTCGTTGGCGTGTTAATGCCGATTGACCGCCCGGT
This genomic stretch from Babesia bigemina genome assembly Bbig001, chromosome : III harbors:
- a CDS encoding Glutamate/Leucine/Phenylalanine/Valine dehydrogenase family protein, putative; this translates as MTIDDTLDNYLHDDGLSRVPESDERNDAPLSDRYANQFKEVYEIVKQLKTFSDDMINQTMDQYYNRLGLNEYYFSTSNSKMIANNMVSVLTAKILHENSGSDYFPLIEQVHDGRVFIITRASLLNQKIYQSYAVERSVEKRYLNFGDMTKPIWRMQCFRSTNSIFDDPDNLFERLRIYFLQLPNFAVTDPEPGELRLSKLLDRDFYKNKKNTITEDIFCKLNKQLVESDTGLGIAISAEPRQFNTYRIDVAFKREHIQSDFYSRVGDCITYYGCYSKSKYIDPLSNNVCIITAFITTLPSTEIANPDMTLEDRAHAIVTAIRLCGVMPHTHYLSILNERLLDVAEMAYAFCASIFIEHFSGSVGPHISLIERLMTREQITPSELYDIRSKLMIPPYLPHQIFDAVRANEGILKMLYQNFRKLHDPALNPSGTNDDPETPRLREMIKTLDDQEHAKILSFFLTFNACTLRTNFFMQEKLSLSFRFDPSFLSKNDYPQSPYGIVMILGPYFRGFHIRFSEISRGGIRVVQSFSQEAFTRNKLQVFDEAYNLSYTQSLKNKDIPEGGSKGVILLDKAASKEMAAVYTRSSFMCYVDGLIDVMMPNEQMVDRLKKEEIYFLGPDEHTGTGRLMDWAANHARLRGFQFWRSFTTGKEPGMGGIPHDVFGMTTASIEAYIHELLDKCNVKEEDVTRFLTGGPDGDLGSNALLCSKTKTLAIVDRSGVLYDPEGLDVNELRRLASLRLKGENTCCMLYNSDLLSKRGFKVAEEAVDIVLPDGRNVKRGYKFRDEFHLGGCSCDLFNPCGGRPSSITPFNVNSLFDEKGKCIYKFVVEGANVFITQDARRILESKGVILFKDASTNKGGVTSSSFEVLAALVLDDVTFDETMTVKKGGECPEFRKNYINEILDIIKRNARMEFHALWNEGLRTGKPRCDLTDILSSKIIRLKKDIMDANSLWADLTLVKSVLARAIPLSLQKLLSIEEIMKRLPERYMRSMFASHLASTFYYVQDFTDDTSVFAFYEYINMLRGGENLDVSQTFIMRN